In the genome of Eschrichtius robustus isolate mEscRob2 chromosome 12, mEscRob2.pri, whole genome shotgun sequence, one region contains:
- the LOC137772837 gene encoding glutathione S-transferase A2, translated as MAGKPKLHYFNGRGRMEAIRWLLAAAGVEFEEIFIKTPEDLDKLRNEGSLMFQQVPMVEIDGMKLVQTRAILNYIATKYNLYGKDMKERALIDMYAEGVVDLGEMIMHLPLCPPDQKDAKMTQIKESVTNRYLPAFEKVLKGHGQDYLVGSKLSRADIHLVELLYYVEELDPSLLANFPLLKALKTRVSNLPAVKKFLQPGSPRKPPMDEKNLEEAKKIFRM; from the exons ATGGCGGGGAAACCCAAGCTTCACTACTTCAATGGACGGGGCAGAATGGAGGCCATCCGGTGGCTCCTGGCTGCAGCTGGAGTAGAG TTTGAAGAGATATTTATAAAAACTCCAGAAGACTTGGATAAGTTAAGAAATG aaGGGAGTTTGATGTTCCAGCAAGTGCCCATGGTTGAAATTGATGGGATGAAGCTGGTGCAGACCAGAGCCATTCTCAACTACATTGCCACCAAATACAACCTCTATGGGAAAGACATGAAAGAGAGAGCACT GATTGATATGTATGCAGAGGGTGTGGTAGATCTGGGTGAAATGATCATGCATTTGCCACTGTGCCCACCTGATCAAAAAGATGCCAAGATGACCCAGATCAAAGAGAGTGTAACAAACCGTTATCTTCCTGCATTTGAAAAA GTGTTGAAGGGCCATGGACAAGACTATCTTGTGGGCAGCAAGCTGAGCAGGGCTGACATCCACCTGGTTGAACTTCTCTACTACGTGGAAGAGCTGGACCCCAGCCTTTTAGCCAACTTCCCTCTGCTGAAG GCCCTGAAAACCAGAGTCAGCAATCTCCCTGCCGTGAAGAAGTTTTTGCAGCCTGGCAGCCCGAGGAAGCCTCCCATGGATGAGAAAAATTTGGAAGAAGCAAAGAAGATTTTCAGGATGTAA